Proteins co-encoded in one Streptomyces sp. JH34 genomic window:
- a CDS encoding alpha/beta hydrolase, translated as MPQPTPAAEPSTTVPGASHRMVDVPGGRIHLIEQGAGPLVLMIHGFPETSYSWRHQMSAVAAAGYRAVAVDVRGYGRSFAPGPVDAYRMTALVSDTVGVVHALGEETAIVVGHDWGSAIAANSALLRPDMFTAVAMLSVPYAPRSEVRPTDGFALIGGSEEFYVSYFQQPGRAEAEIEPDVRGWLAGFYTSLSGDTMPPPGTDSPFFVPAGAAMRDRFTCGALPSWLPDAELDVHSAEFERKGPTGALNRYRNVDRDWEDLAAWDGVRLACPALFVGGALDSSTTWMADAIADFPTTLPGLVSSHILEGCGHWIQQERPEEVNALLTKWLHTVRP; from the coding sequence ATGCCCCAGCCCACTCCTGCCGCCGAGCCCTCCACCACCGTCCCCGGGGCGTCCCACCGGATGGTGGACGTCCCCGGCGGCCGGATCCACCTCATCGAACAGGGGGCCGGCCCCCTCGTCCTCATGATCCACGGCTTCCCCGAGACCTCGTACTCCTGGCGCCATCAGATGTCCGCCGTAGCCGCGGCGGGCTACCGCGCGGTGGCCGTCGACGTACGCGGCTACGGGCGTTCCTTCGCTCCCGGACCCGTGGACGCCTACCGGATGACCGCCCTGGTCTCCGACACCGTCGGTGTCGTGCACGCACTGGGCGAGGAGACCGCGATCGTCGTCGGCCATGACTGGGGCTCGGCCATCGCGGCGAACAGCGCGCTGCTGCGCCCCGACATGTTCACCGCCGTGGCCATGCTCAGCGTTCCCTACGCTCCCCGGAGCGAGGTCCGTCCCACCGACGGCTTCGCCCTCATCGGTGGGAGCGAGGAGTTCTACGTCAGCTACTTCCAGCAGCCCGGCCGCGCCGAGGCCGAGATCGAACCCGATGTACGCGGATGGCTGGCAGGGTTCTACACCTCGCTCTCCGGGGACACCATGCCGCCGCCCGGCACGGACAGCCCCTTCTTCGTGCCCGCCGGAGCGGCCATGCGGGACCGTTTCACGTGCGGCGCCCTGCCTTCCTGGCTTCCGGATGCCGAACTGGACGTCCACAGCGCCGAGTTCGAGAGGAAGGGCCCGACCGGCGCGCTCAACCGCTACCGGAACGTGGACCGTGACTGGGAGGACCTCGCCGCCTGGGACGGAGTCCGACTCGCCTGTCCCGCGCTGTTCGTCGGCGGTGCTCTCGACTCCTCCACGACGTGGATGGCCGACGCCATCGCCGACTTCCCGACCACGCTTCCGGGCCTGGTCTCCTCACACATCCTGGAAGGCTGCGGTCACTGGATCCAGCAGGAACGCCCCGAGGAGGTCAACGCCCTGCTGACGAAGTGGCTGCACACCGTGCGCCCGTGA
- a CDS encoding DUF4230 domain-containing protein: MTSTDVRTDSTGDPGPGSTPRRRARLRGCLPFAGVCAAALVLLLLGSKLSLLPGLDDLFEEKTTDRSGPAVLKSIQDMSAYEAASGNFQVVVDLEKDAKYLPDAIRGTRTLYVGAGTVGASVDLGKVGAEGVTVNEERTTAELVLPHAVLGKPALDPDRSYAVSKQRGILDRLGDFFSDNPGSEQAVNKLAAQHIGEAAEESGLTKRAEKNTTSMLQGLLGSLGFEKVTVRYADPPR, from the coding sequence ATGACGTCCACTGACGTAAGGACAGACAGCACCGGTGACCCCGGGCCCGGCAGCACGCCGCGCCGCCGTGCCCGGCTGCGCGGGTGTCTGCCGTTCGCCGGAGTGTGTGCCGCGGCACTGGTCCTGCTGCTCCTGGGCTCCAAGCTCAGCCTGCTGCCGGGCCTCGACGACCTCTTCGAGGAGAAGACCACGGACCGGTCCGGCCCCGCGGTGCTCAAGTCCATCCAGGACATGAGCGCGTACGAGGCGGCGTCCGGCAACTTCCAGGTCGTCGTCGACCTGGAGAAGGACGCGAAGTACCTGCCCGACGCCATCCGGGGCACCCGGACGCTGTACGTCGGCGCGGGCACCGTCGGGGCGTCCGTCGACCTCGGCAAGGTCGGGGCGGAAGGGGTGACCGTGAACGAGGAGCGGACCACGGCCGAACTCGTGCTGCCCCACGCGGTGCTGGGCAAGCCGGCTCTGGACCCGGACCGTTCCTACGCCGTGTCCAAGCAGCGCGGCATCCTCGACCGGCTCGGCGACTTCTTCTCCGACAACCCCGGCAGCGAGCAGGCGGTCAACAAGCTCGCGGCCCAGCACATCGGGGAGGCGGCCGAGGAGAGCGGGCTGACGAAGCGCGCCGAGAAGAACACCACCTCCATGCTCCAGGGACTGCTCGGCTCCCTCGGATTCGAGAAGGTCACGGTCCGCTACGCCGATCCGCCGCGCTGA
- a CDS encoding glycoside hydrolase family 48 protein: MTALVAALALPLGMTAATGTPARAAAVQCSVDYRANDWGSGFSTELTVTNRSSSAIDGWTLTYAYAGNQQLTNGWNGTWSQSGRNVTVKNAAWNGTVAAGAAVTTGAQFSYSGTNTAPTAFAVNGTACVGAHQPPITVLTSPAAGAVFSAGDAVPLAATAAAADGAGISKVEFYDNTTLLGTDTTSPYTYSAQGLAAGAHSVYARAYDSLGASAESTPAGITVVAGPAVVATPAQLGVQQGKSGTFNVSLSTAPSASVTATVARTAGNTGLGVSSGASLTFTPSNWSTPQKVTVTAAASGTGAATFTVTAPGHSKAEVTVTQLAAAKDYDARFLDLYGKITDPANGYFSSEGIPYHSVETLIVEAPDQGHETTSEAYSYLIWLQAMYGKITGDWTKFNAAWATMEKYMIPTHADQPTNSFYNASKPATYAPEHDTPNQYPAVLDGSATAGSDPIAGELKSAYGTDDIYGMHWIQDVDNVYGYGNTPGKCSAGPTAAGPSYINTFQRGSQESVWETVTHPTCDNFTYGGKNGYLDLFTGDASYAKQWKFTNAPDADARAVQAAYWADVWAKEQGKSGEVSATVGKAAKMGDYLRYSMFDKYFKKVGNCVGPTTCPAGSGKDSAHYLMSWYYAWGGATDTSAGWSWRIGSSHAHGGYQNPMAAYALSSVADLKPKSATGQQDWAKSLDRQMDFYQWLQSDEGAIAGGATNSWKGSYAQPPAGTPTFYGMYYDEKPVYHDPPSNQWFGFQAWSMERVAEYYHESGDAQAKAVLDKWVDWALSETTINPDGTYLMPSTLKWSGAPDTWNASSPGANSGLHVTVADYTNDVGVAGAYARTLTYYAAKSGDAEAKATAKGLLDGMWGHYQDDAGIAVPETRADYNRFDDPVYVPSGWTGAMPNGDTVDKDSTFLSIRSFYEDDPNWPKVQAYLDGGAAPVFTYHRFWAQTDVALALGAYADLLE; the protein is encoded by the coding sequence ATGACCGCATTGGTGGCTGCGCTGGCTCTCCCTCTGGGAATGACCGCCGCAACCGGTACGCCGGCCCGGGCGGCCGCCGTCCAGTGCAGTGTCGACTACAGGGCGAACGACTGGGGTTCGGGCTTCAGCACCGAACTCACCGTCACCAACAGGAGCTCCTCCGCGATCGACGGCTGGACCCTGACCTACGCGTACGCCGGCAACCAGCAGCTCACCAACGGCTGGAACGGGACCTGGTCCCAGTCGGGCAGGAACGTCACCGTCAAGAACGCCGCCTGGAACGGTACGGTCGCCGCGGGCGCCGCCGTCACGACGGGTGCGCAGTTCTCCTACAGCGGCACCAACACCGCTCCCACCGCCTTCGCCGTCAACGGCACGGCGTGCGTGGGTGCCCACCAGCCGCCGATCACCGTCCTCACGAGTCCGGCGGCGGGCGCCGTCTTCTCCGCCGGGGACGCCGTGCCGCTGGCAGCCACCGCGGCAGCCGCGGACGGGGCAGGGATCAGCAAGGTCGAGTTCTACGACAACACGACTCTGCTGGGCACCGACACCACCTCCCCGTACACCTACAGTGCCCAGGGCCTCGCCGCCGGTGCGCACTCGGTGTATGCCAGGGCCTACGACAGCCTCGGCGCGTCCGCGGAGTCCACCCCCGCGGGCATCACCGTCGTCGCCGGCCCCGCCGTCGTCGCGACACCCGCGCAACTCGGTGTGCAGCAGGGCAAGTCCGGGACCTTCAACGTCTCGCTGTCCACCGCGCCCTCCGCGAGTGTCACCGCCACGGTGGCGCGCACCGCGGGCAACACCGGGCTCGGCGTGTCCAGCGGCGCGAGCCTGACGTTCACGCCGTCGAACTGGTCGACGCCCCAGAAGGTCACGGTGACCGCCGCCGCGTCCGGCACGGGAGCCGCGACCTTCACGGTGACGGCCCCCGGGCACAGCAAGGCCGAGGTCACCGTCACCCAGCTCGCCGCCGCCAAGGACTACGACGCGCGCTTCCTCGACCTCTACGGGAAGATCACGGATCCGGCGAACGGCTACTTCTCCTCGGAGGGCATCCCCTACCACTCCGTGGAGACGCTGATCGTCGAGGCTCCCGACCAGGGCCACGAGACGACGTCGGAGGCGTACAGCTACCTGATCTGGCTCCAGGCGATGTACGGGAAGATCACCGGGGACTGGACGAAGTTCAACGCCGCGTGGGCCACCATGGAGAAGTACATGATCCCCACCCACGCCGACCAGCCCACGAACTCCTTCTACAACGCGTCGAAGCCCGCGACCTACGCGCCCGAGCACGACACACCGAACCAGTACCCCGCAGTCCTCGACGGGTCGGCCACCGCCGGCTCGGACCCGATCGCGGGCGAGCTGAAGAGCGCGTACGGCACCGACGACATCTACGGGATGCACTGGATCCAGGACGTCGACAACGTCTACGGATACGGGAACACACCCGGCAAGTGCTCTGCCGGCCCCACCGCGGCCGGGCCGTCGTACATCAACACCTTCCAGCGCGGTTCGCAGGAGTCGGTCTGGGAGACCGTCACCCACCCGACCTGCGACAACTTCACCTACGGCGGGAAGAACGGCTACCTCGACCTGTTCACCGGGGACGCCTCCTACGCCAAGCAGTGGAAGTTCACCAACGCCCCGGACGCGGACGCCCGTGCCGTGCAGGCCGCCTACTGGGCCGACGTCTGGGCCAAGGAACAGGGCAAGTCGGGTGAGGTCTCGGCCACCGTCGGCAAGGCGGCGAAGATGGGCGACTACCTCCGCTACTCCATGTTCGACAAGTACTTCAAGAAGGTCGGCAACTGCGTCGGCCCGACCACCTGCCCCGCCGGCAGCGGCAAGGACAGCGCGCACTACCTGATGTCCTGGTACTACGCCTGGGGCGGTGCCACCGACACCTCGGCGGGCTGGTCCTGGCGCATCGGATCCAGCCACGCCCACGGGGGCTACCAGAACCCGATGGCTGCCTACGCGCTGAGCTCCGTCGCGGACCTCAAACCCAAGTCGGCCACGGGACAGCAGGACTGGGCCAAGAGCCTGGACCGTCAGATGGACTTCTACCAGTGGCTCCAGTCCGACGAGGGGGCCATCGCGGGCGGTGCGACCAACAGCTGGAAGGGAAGTTACGCCCAGCCCCCGGCCGGTACGCCGACCTTCTACGGCATGTACTACGACGAGAAGCCCGTCTACCACGACCCGCCGTCCAACCAGTGGTTCGGCTTCCAGGCGTGGTCCATGGAACGCGTCGCCGAGTACTACCACGAGTCGGGTGACGCCCAGGCCAAGGCAGTGCTCGACAAGTGGGTCGACTGGGCACTGTCCGAGACCACCATCAACCCGGACGGCACCTATCTCATGCCGTCCACCCTCAAGTGGTCCGGCGCACCCGACACATGGAACGCGTCGAGCCCCGGCGCCAACTCCGGTCTCCACGTGACGGTCGCCGACTACACCAACGACGTCGGGGTGGCCGGCGCCTACGCCAGGACGCTGACCTACTACGCCGCCAAGTCCGGTGACGCGGAGGCGAAGGCCACGGCCAAGGGGCTGCTCGACGGCATGTGGGGCCACTACCAGGACGACGCGGGGATCGCGGTGCCGGAGACGCGCGCCGACTACAACCGGTTCGACGACCCGGTGTACGTCCCGAGCGGCTGGACGGGTGCGATGCCCAACGGCGACACCGTCGACAAGGACTCGACGTTCCTCTCCATCAGGTCGTTCTACGAGGACGACCCGAACTGGCCGAAGGTGCAGGCCTATCTGGACGGCGGAGCCGCCCCGGTCTTCACCTACCACCGGTTCTGGGCGCAGACCGACGTCGCACTGGCCCTGGGGGCGTACGCCGACCTCCTGGAGTGA
- a CDS encoding DinB family protein: protein MNSADIFTDAFERIHEAVHAAVEGLPAEDLNARLDEDANSVAWLVWHLTRVQDDHIADAAGTEQVWSSEDWASRFELPLAKDSTGYGHSSAQVGSVEVQSAELLLGYFDAVHEQTLAFVRGLDGRSLDRVVDDAWSPPVTLGVRLVSVVADDLQHAGQAAFVRGALERR from the coding sequence ATGAACAGTGCGGACATTTTCACCGATGCGTTCGAACGCATTCATGAAGCGGTGCACGCGGCAGTCGAAGGTCTCCCGGCCGAGGACCTCAACGCCAGGCTCGACGAGGACGCGAATTCCGTCGCCTGGCTCGTGTGGCACCTCACGCGGGTCCAGGACGACCACATCGCCGATGCGGCGGGCACCGAGCAGGTCTGGTCCTCCGAGGACTGGGCGTCCCGCTTCGAGCTCCCCCTGGCGAAGGACTCGACCGGCTACGGGCACAGCAGTGCGCAGGTGGGGTCCGTCGAGGTGCAGTCGGCCGAACTCCTTCTCGGCTACTTCGACGCCGTGCACGAGCAGACCCTCGCCTTCGTACGAGGACTGGACGGCCGGTCCCTCGACCGCGTCGTGGACGACGCGTGGTCGCCGCCGGTGACCCTCGGCGTGCGGCTGGTCAGTGTCGTCGCCGACGACCTGCAGCACGCCGGTCAGGCCGCTTTCGTCCGCGGCGCGCTGGAGCGCCGCTAG